One segment of Streptomyces sp. NBC_00576 DNA contains the following:
- a CDS encoding N-acetylmuramoyl-L-alanine amidase, producing MRGHATAPARPTDPGPRRLRRAAGALASAALLLPLLGAAPADSGASATRLQRAFAAASDQYHVPQSVLLAVSYLQSRWDTHAGAPSVTGGYGPMHLTDARTALAEAPHHSEGTEDARGDSARPALHPTTKVPTQAELPPRLRTLPKAAELTGLPAEQLRTDPAANVAGGAALLVAAQRDLAEPLSADPANWYGAVARFSGADDTATAAAYADDVYDVLRTGEERTTDEGQLVALAARPELAPDTAQLKRTGLRKVSAAGTECPATVSCEWIPAPYEEFGEGDYGNHDLGNRPADQSIRYIVVHDTEGAWDGVLNMVQDPTYVSWNYTLRSTDGHIAQHVKAKDVAWHAGNWYVNAKSIGLEHEGFLANPDAWYTEAMYRASARLVKYLATKYGIPLDRQHILGHDNVPGPTTSTVSGMHTDPGPYWDWQHYFTLLGHPFERTARLRGDSEVVTIRPDYASNRPTYTGCVTSGQACAAHGSSEVRLYSQPDTTSALVKDIGTHPSGGVSSIDVNDVGSRVSTGQQYAVAERRGDWTAIWYLGQKAWFQNPATNPTAVSAVGAVVTPKDGLTEIPVYGRAYPEASAYPAGVPAQAVSPLPYKLPAGQKYVAGEKVPGEYYYAVTFDTASHRVVVGKDLYYEIQFGHRVAFVRAADVRVTLS from the coding sequence TTGCGAGGACACGCCACCGCCCCCGCCCGCCCCACCGATCCCGGACCCAGACGCCTGCGCAGAGCCGCCGGCGCACTCGCCTCCGCGGCGCTCCTGCTGCCGCTGCTCGGTGCGGCCCCGGCCGACAGCGGCGCCTCGGCCACCCGGCTGCAGCGCGCCTTCGCCGCAGCGTCGGACCAGTACCACGTGCCGCAGAGCGTCCTGCTCGCCGTCTCCTACCTCCAGTCCCGCTGGGACACGCACGCCGGGGCGCCCAGCGTCACCGGCGGCTACGGACCGATGCACCTCACCGACGCCCGTACCGCCCTCGCCGAGGCCCCGCACCACAGCGAGGGCACGGAGGACGCGCGCGGCGACAGCGCCCGTCCGGCCCTGCACCCCACCACCAAGGTGCCGACGCAGGCCGAACTCCCGCCCCGCCTCAGGACGTTGCCGAAGGCCGCCGAGCTGACCGGCCTGCCGGCCGAGCAACTCCGCACCGACCCGGCCGCCAACGTGGCCGGCGGCGCCGCACTGCTGGTCGCCGCCCAGCGGGACCTGGCCGAGCCACTGAGCGCCGACCCGGCCAACTGGTACGGAGCGGTGGCCCGCTTCTCCGGCGCTGACGACACCGCGACGGCGGCGGCATACGCCGACGACGTGTACGACGTGCTCCGCACCGGCGAGGAGCGTACGACGGACGAGGGACAGCTGGTCGCCCTCGCCGCGCGCCCCGAACTGGCTCCCGACACCGCCCAGTTGAAGCGGACCGGGCTGCGGAAGGTGTCCGCGGCAGGCACCGAGTGCCCGGCGACGGTGTCCTGCGAGTGGATTCCGGCGCCGTACGAGGAGTTCGGCGAGGGCGACTACGGCAACCACGACCTGGGCAACCGGCCGGCCGACCAGAGCATCCGGTACATCGTCGTCCATGACACCGAGGGCGCCTGGGACGGCGTACTGAACATGGTCCAGGACCCGACCTACGTGTCGTGGAACTACACGCTGCGCTCGACGGACGGGCACATCGCGCAGCACGTCAAGGCGAAGGACGTGGCCTGGCACGCGGGGAACTGGTACGTCAACGCCAAGTCGATCGGGCTCGAGCACGAGGGGTTCCTGGCGAACCCGGACGCCTGGTACACGGAGGCGATGTACCGGGCGTCGGCCCGGCTGGTGAAGTACCTGGCGACGAAGTACGGCATCCCGCTGGACCGGCAGCACATCCTCGGCCATGACAACGTGCCGGGGCCGACCACCTCGACGGTTTCCGGGATGCACACCGACCCGGGCCCGTACTGGGACTGGCAGCACTACTTCACGCTGCTGGGCCACCCCTTCGAGCGCACGGCTCGCCTGCGAGGCGACAGCGAAGTGGTGACGATCCGGCCGGACTACGCGTCGAACCGGCCGACGTACACGGGCTGTGTCACGTCGGGCCAGGCGTGCGCGGCCCACGGGTCGAGCGAGGTGCGGCTGTACTCACAGCCGGACACCACGTCGGCGCTCGTCAAGGACATCGGAACGCACCCCTCGGGCGGCGTCTCGTCGATCGACGTCAACGACGTCGGGTCGCGCGTCTCCACCGGCCAGCAGTACGCGGTCGCGGAGCGCAGGGGTGACTGGACGGCGATCTGGTATCTGGGCCAGAAGGCCTGGTTCCAGAACCCGGCCACGAACCCGACGGCGGTGAGTGCCGTCGGCGCGGTCGTGACCCCGAAGGACGGTCTGACGGAGATCCCCGTGTACGGGAGGGCGTATCCGGAGGCCTCGGCCTATCCGGCGGGCGTGCCCGCCCAGGCGGTCTCGCCGCTGCCGTACAAGCTGCCCGCAGGCCAGAAGTACGTGGCCGGGGAGAAGGTGCCGGGCGAGTACTACTACGCCGTCACCTTCGACACGGCCTCGCACCGGGTCGTCGTCGGCAAGGATCTGTACTACGAGATCCAGTTCGGCCACCGGGTGGCGTTCGTCCGGGCGGCGGACGTACGAGTCACTCTCTCCTGA
- a CDS encoding Zn-ribbon domain-containing OB-fold protein: MTTEVLKAPLVVEFPFTRSLGPVQSAFLTGLREQVVLGVRTADGRTLVPPVEYDPVTADEIRDLVQVAPTGTVTTWAWNPAPRRGQPLDMPFAWALVRLDGADTALLHALDAAGPDAVHTGMRVRVRWAAERSGAITDIACFEPYDSEIGGEVGAHDGQFESMVTGIVAQARLDYTYSPGRAQTAYINALAERRIVGERCPSCRKVYVPPRGACPTCGVATAEQVQVGPGGTVTTYCIVNIKARNLDIEVPYVYAHIALDGADLALHGRIGGIPYDQVHIGLRVEPVWTEGGRYPDHYRPTGEPDADYETFKELL, encoded by the coding sequence ATGACCACCGAAGTCCTCAAAGCCCCCCTGGTCGTCGAATTCCCCTTCACCCGCTCCCTGGGCCCTGTCCAGAGCGCCTTCCTGACCGGCCTGCGCGAACAGGTCGTCCTCGGCGTGCGCACCGCCGACGGCCGCACCCTCGTCCCGCCCGTGGAGTACGACCCGGTGACCGCCGACGAGATACGCGACCTCGTGCAGGTCGCCCCCACCGGCACCGTCACCACCTGGGCCTGGAACCCCGCCCCGCGCCGCGGCCAGCCCCTGGACATGCCCTTCGCCTGGGCCCTGGTCCGGCTCGACGGCGCCGACACCGCCCTCCTGCACGCCCTGGACGCAGCCGGCCCCGACGCCGTCCACACCGGAATGCGCGTCCGCGTCCGCTGGGCGGCGGAACGCTCCGGCGCGATCACGGACATCGCCTGCTTCGAACCGTACGACAGCGAGATCGGCGGTGAAGTGGGCGCCCACGACGGGCAGTTCGAGTCCATGGTGACCGGCATCGTCGCCCAGGCCCGCCTCGACTACACCTACTCGCCCGGCCGCGCCCAGACCGCCTACATCAACGCCCTCGCCGAGCGGCGGATCGTCGGCGAGCGCTGCCCCTCCTGCCGGAAGGTGTACGTCCCGCCCAGGGGCGCGTGTCCCACCTGCGGTGTCGCCACCGCCGAGCAGGTCCAGGTGGGCCCCGGGGGCACGGTCACCACGTACTGCATCGTCAACATCAAGGCCCGCAACCTCGACATCGAAGTGCCCTACGTCTACGCGCACATCGCCCTCGACGGCGCCGACCTCGCCCTGCACGGCCGGATCGGCGGCATCCCCTACGACCAGGTCCACATAGGGCTGCGGGTGGAGCCGGTGTGGACGGAAGGGGGCCGTTACCCCGATCACTACCGGCCCACCGGCGAACCCGACGCGGACTACGAGACGTTCAAGGAGCTGTTGTGA
- a CDS encoding acyl-CoA synthetase, whose amino-acid sequence MEYNLADLFESVVDVVPHRAALVYLDHPGTGAERRLSYAELDAAANRVAHHLADSGIRPGEHLGLHLYNGVEYLQTVLGCLKARIVPVNVNYRYVEEELVYLYRDANLAALVFDTEFTERVAAAQPQATALRHLIRVGEPAPGTAELDAVPFAEAEAAGSPARGFPARSGDDQFIIYTGGTTGMPKGVMWRQEDLFFSGLGGGAPTGEPVKSPQELAERVAAGGEGITFFPTPPLMHGTSTLTAFIGFNFGQRVVIHRKFAPEDVLRTIEKEKVTSVSLVGDAMLRPLIDALNGPMKGTDCSALFSVSSSGAIMSETVRAQFQALVPNVMLLNNFGSSESGFNGTATEDSGPERGFRIRVNSRTQVVDPATHEPVPVGEVGRIAQCGHVPLGYYNDPRKTAETFFEKDGERWVLLGDMATVDEEGVVTVLGRGSQCINTGGEKVYPEEVEQALKSHPDVYDALVAGVPDAKWGNHVAAVVQLREGASRPSLEDVQSYCRTHLAGYKIPRQLVIAETIQRSPSGKADYRWAQEVAVGADR is encoded by the coding sequence GTGGAGTACAACCTTGCCGACCTGTTCGAGTCGGTCGTGGATGTGGTGCCGCATCGTGCGGCACTCGTGTACCTCGACCATCCCGGTACGGGCGCGGAACGCCGCCTGAGCTACGCGGAGTTGGACGCCGCCGCCAACCGGGTCGCCCATCATCTGGCCGACAGCGGGATACGCCCCGGCGAGCATCTGGGCCTCCACCTCTACAACGGGGTCGAGTACCTCCAGACCGTGCTGGGCTGCCTCAAGGCGCGGATCGTTCCGGTCAACGTCAACTACCGCTATGTGGAAGAGGAGTTGGTGTACCTCTACCGGGACGCCAACCTCGCCGCCCTGGTCTTCGACACAGAGTTCACGGAGCGGGTGGCGGCGGCACAGCCCCAGGCCACGGCATTGCGGCATCTGATCCGCGTGGGCGAACCGGCCCCGGGGACAGCCGAGTTGGATGCGGTGCCCTTCGCCGAGGCCGAGGCTGCCGGGTCCCCGGCACGGGGCTTTCCGGCCCGCTCGGGCGACGATCAGTTCATCATCTACACCGGCGGCACCACCGGTATGCCCAAGGGCGTGATGTGGCGTCAGGAAGACCTGTTCTTCTCGGGGCTGGGCGGCGGCGCCCCGACCGGCGAGCCGGTCAAGTCGCCGCAGGAGCTGGCCGAGCGGGTCGCGGCCGGCGGCGAGGGGATCACCTTCTTCCCCACTCCCCCGTTGATGCACGGCACCTCGACTCTGACGGCCTTCATCGGCTTCAATTTCGGCCAACGGGTGGTGATCCACCGCAAGTTCGCCCCCGAGGACGTGCTGCGCACGATCGAGAAGGAGAAGGTCACCAGCGTGTCCCTGGTGGGCGACGCGATGCTGCGTCCACTGATCGACGCGCTCAACGGGCCCATGAAGGGCACGGACTGCTCAGCCCTGTTCAGCGTCTCGTCCTCCGGCGCGATCATGTCGGAGACGGTCCGTGCCCAGTTCCAGGCCCTCGTCCCGAACGTGATGTTGCTGAACAACTTCGGGTCGTCGGAGTCGGGCTTCAACGGTACGGCGACCGAGGACTCGGGCCCCGAACGCGGGTTCCGTATCCGCGTCAACTCCCGTACCCAGGTGGTGGATCCGGCCACGCACGAGCCGGTGCCCGTGGGCGAGGTGGGCCGGATCGCCCAGTGCGGCCACGTACCGCTCGGCTACTACAACGACCCGCGGAAGACGGCGGAGACCTTCTTCGAGAAGGACGGCGAGCGGTGGGTGCTGCTCGGCGACATGGCGACGGTCGACGAGGAGGGCGTCGTCACCGTCCTCGGGCGGGGTTCGCAGTGCATCAACACCGGCGGCGAGAAGGTGTATCCGGAGGAGGTCGAGCAGGCGCTCAAGTCCCATCCCGACGTGTACGACGCACTGGTGGCCGGGGTCCCCGACGCGAAGTGGGGCAACCATGTGGCGGCGGTGGTGCAGTTGCGGGAGGGGGCGTCGCGGCCCTCGCTGGAGGACGTCCAGTCCTACTGCCGTACGCATCTCGCCGGTTACAAGATCCCTCGGCAGCTGGTGATCGCGGAGACGATACAGCGGTCGCCCAGCGGCAAGGCGGACTACCGGTGGGCCCAGGAGGTGGCGGTCGGGGCGGACCGGTAG
- a CDS encoding thiolase domain-containing protein — translation MSSEPVAVVGIGQTKHVAARRDVSMAGLVREAAQRALTDAELTWADIDAVVIGKAPDFFEGVMMPELYLADALGAVGKPMLRVHTAGSVGGSTALVATNLVRSRVHATVLTLAYEKQSESNAMWGLSLPIPFQQPLLAGAGGFFAPHVRAYMRRSGAPDTVGSLVAYKDRRNALKNPYAHLHEHDITLEKVQASPMLWDPIRYSETCPSSDGAVAMVLTDRAGAARSPRPPAWLHGGAMRSEPTLFAGKDAVSPKAGQDCAADVYRQAGIADPRRDIDAVEMYVPFSWYEPMWLENLGFAAEGEGWKLTEAGVTELDGDLPVNMSGGVLSTNPIGASGMIRFAEAALQVRGLAGEHQVDGARRVLGHAYGGGSQFFSMWLVGSEPPTS, via the coding sequence ATGTCCAGTGAACCCGTGGCGGTCGTCGGGATCGGCCAGACCAAGCATGTCGCCGCCCGCCGGGACGTGTCCATGGCCGGGTTGGTGAGAGAGGCCGCTCAACGAGCCCTCACAGACGCCGAGTTGACGTGGGCCGACATCGATGCCGTAGTCATCGGCAAGGCGCCCGACTTCTTCGAGGGCGTCATGATGCCCGAGCTGTATCTCGCCGACGCGCTCGGTGCGGTGGGCAAGCCGATGCTGCGTGTGCACACGGCCGGCTCGGTCGGCGGGTCCACGGCCCTCGTTGCCACGAACCTCGTCAGGTCCCGTGTCCACGCCACCGTCCTCACCCTGGCCTACGAGAAACAGTCCGAGTCGAACGCCATGTGGGGACTCTCCCTGCCGATCCCCTTCCAGCAGCCACTGCTGGCCGGCGCCGGCGGCTTCTTCGCCCCGCACGTCCGCGCGTACATGCGACGCAGCGGCGCCCCCGACACCGTCGGCTCACTGGTCGCCTACAAGGACCGGCGCAACGCGCTCAAGAACCCGTACGCGCATCTGCACGAGCACGACATCACGCTGGAGAAGGTCCAGGCCTCGCCCATGCTGTGGGACCCGATCCGCTACTCCGAGACCTGCCCCTCCTCGGACGGCGCCGTCGCGATGGTCCTCACCGACCGCGCCGGAGCCGCCCGCTCCCCGCGCCCGCCCGCCTGGCTGCACGGCGGCGCGATGCGCAGCGAACCCACGCTCTTCGCGGGCAAGGACGCCGTGTCCCCGAAGGCGGGCCAGGACTGCGCGGCCGACGTGTACCGGCAGGCCGGGATCGCCGACCCGCGCCGGGACATCGACGCCGTCGAGATGTACGTACCGTTCTCCTGGTACGAGCCCATGTGGCTGGAGAACCTCGGCTTCGCCGCCGAGGGCGAGGGCTGGAAGCTCACCGAGGCAGGGGTCACCGAACTCGACGGGGATCTGCCCGTCAACATGTCGGGCGGCGTCCTGTCGACCAATCCGATCGGCGCCTCGGGCATGATCCGCTTTGCGGAAGCAGCCCTTCAGGTGCGCGGGCTGGCCGGAGAACACCAGGTGGACGGGGCCCGCAGGGTCCTCGGGCACGCCTACGGCGGCGGCTCCCAGTTCTTTTCCATGTGGCTGGTCGGCAGCGAACCGCCCACCTCCTGA
- a CDS encoding DUF397 domain-containing protein, translated as MAESTIQEHPLAGWDKPELDLSNADWQSSSSGRGDVQIAFVEGFIAMRNSGRPHSPSLIFTPAEWGAFVSGAREGEFDLT; from the coding sequence GTGGCCGAGAGCACGATCCAGGAGCACCCGCTCGCGGGCTGGGACAAGCCGGAGCTGGACCTCAGCAACGCCGACTGGCAGTCCAGCAGCAGTGGGCGGGGGGATGTCCAGATCGCCTTTGTCGAGGGATTCATCGCGATGCGCAACAGTGGCCGCCCGCACAGCCCTTCCCTGATTTTCACGCCCGCGGAATGGGGCGCGTTCGTGTCGGGGGCACGGGAAGGGGAGTTCGACCTGACCTGA
- a CDS encoding aminoglycoside phosphotransferase family protein, which translates to MYAASSSVSAPPRLLHPRPGGSGPYLDPSRPAAPAPVLGAGAGRARRLPGIGTQPLSGRLDLSGPQGAQLRTAIASVHRICPEFAPVQVLRRSGRSVLLVGTTGRSTAVAKCLLDQSPAWAERIRHEIAAYRSFVRHRPPVRVPRLIAADPDNCTLVIERMPGRVAALQRHPAEAPPRADIRAALSAICRLNSWRPPAGTFDAPLDYAARISRYHELGLLTDRDMGDLQKLVHGIAHSSGRQGMGQFCHGDALLSNILLSPAGPVLVDWEHAGWYLPGYDLATLWAVLGDAPVARRQISQLAQSAGPAARDAFLVNLMLVLTREIRTYELAVQRSMHESTPAAPGPSQPGAAPSGEEQRLLLRRLHDDCQLARRAVRAAVGTR; encoded by the coding sequence ATGTACGCAGCATCGTCCTCCGTGTCCGCCCCTCCCCGGCTGCTGCACCCTCGCCCGGGTGGCAGCGGCCCCTATCTCGACCCCTCGCGTCCGGCGGCCCCGGCCCCCGTACTCGGTGCCGGTGCCGGCCGGGCGCGACGGCTGCCGGGGATCGGCACCCAGCCGCTCAGCGGCAGACTCGACCTGTCCGGTCCCCAGGGCGCGCAGTTGCGCACGGCGATCGCGTCGGTGCACCGGATCTGCCCGGAGTTCGCCCCGGTTCAGGTGCTGCGCCGCAGCGGACGCTCCGTGCTCCTGGTCGGGACGACAGGGCGCAGCACGGCCGTCGCCAAGTGTTTACTTGACCAGTCCCCAGCCTGGGCCGAGCGGATCCGGCACGAAATAGCCGCTTACCGCTCGTTCGTCCGGCACCGCCCGCCGGTGCGGGTGCCCCGGCTGATCGCGGCGGACCCGGACAACTGCACGCTGGTCATCGAGCGGATGCCCGGCCGGGTCGCGGCCCTGCAGCGGCACCCGGCCGAGGCGCCGCCGCGTGCGGACATCAGGGCAGCGCTCAGCGCGATCTGCCGGCTCAACAGCTGGCGTCCGCCCGCGGGCACGTTCGACGCTCCGCTGGACTACGCGGCACGTATCTCCCGGTATCACGAGCTCGGTCTGCTCACCGACCGGGACATGGGCGATCTCCAGAAGCTGGTGCACGGCATCGCGCACTCGTCGGGCCGCCAGGGGATGGGCCAGTTCTGTCACGGCGACGCGCTCCTGTCCAACATCCTCCTCTCACCGGCCGGTCCAGTGCTGGTGGACTGGGAGCATGCGGGCTGGTATCTGCCGGGGTACGACCTGGCGACGCTGTGGGCGGTCCTCGGTGACGCGCCGGTGGCCCGGCGACAGATCAGCCAACTCGCGCAGTCGGCGGGACCGGCGGCCCGGGACGCCTTCCTGGTGAACCTGATGCTGGTACTGACGCGCGAGATCCGCACGTACGAGCTGGCCGTGCAGCGTTCGATGCACGAGTCGACCCCGGCGGCACCGGGACCGTCCCAGCCGGGTGCTGCGCCGTCCGGCGAGGAACAGCGGCTGCTGCTGAGGCGGCTGCACGACGACTGCCAGCTGGCCCGACGGGCCGTGCGCGCGGCGGTCGGCACTCGCTGA
- a CDS encoding crotonase/enoyl-CoA hydratase family protein → MGGTEHLTVRRENATLVLTLNRPEAKNALSLPMLVGLYDGWVEADEDDAVRSIVLTGAGGAFCAGMDLKALAGSGLAGEECRHRLKADPDLHWKAMLRHHRPRKPVIAAIEGYCVAGGTEIIQGTDIRVAGESATFGLFEVKRGLFPIGGSTVRLQRQIPRTHALEMLLTGRPYSAQEAAAIGLIGHVVPDGTALDKALEIAERINACGPLAVEAVKASVYETAELTETEGLAAELKRGWPIFDTADAKEGTRAFAEKRPPVYRRA, encoded by the coding sequence ATGGGTGGCACGGAACACCTGACCGTTCGGCGTGAGAACGCCACGCTGGTGCTCACACTCAACCGGCCGGAAGCCAAGAACGCACTCTCGCTGCCGATGCTCGTCGGGCTGTACGACGGCTGGGTCGAGGCGGACGAGGACGACGCCGTCCGCTCGATCGTGCTCACCGGAGCGGGGGGCGCCTTCTGCGCCGGAATGGACCTGAAGGCCCTGGCCGGGAGTGGTCTGGCGGGGGAGGAGTGCCGCCACCGGCTCAAGGCCGACCCGGATCTCCACTGGAAGGCGATGCTGCGCCACCACCGCCCCCGGAAACCCGTGATCGCCGCGATCGAGGGGTACTGCGTCGCCGGCGGCACCGAGATCATCCAGGGAACCGACATCCGGGTCGCGGGCGAATCGGCGACCTTCGGACTCTTCGAGGTCAAACGCGGTCTCTTCCCGATCGGCGGCTCCACGGTCCGCCTCCAACGACAGATCCCGCGCACCCACGCCCTGGAGATGCTGCTCACCGGACGCCCGTACAGCGCCCAGGAAGCCGCCGCGATCGGCCTGATCGGACACGTCGTCCCCGACGGCACCGCCCTGGACAAGGCCCTGGAGATCGCCGAGCGCATCAACGCCTGCGGCCCGCTCGCCGTCGAGGCCGTCAAGGCCTCGGTCTACGAGACCGCCGAGCTGACCGAGACCGAAGGTCTCGCCGCCGAACTCAAGCGGGGCTGGCCGATCTTCGACACCGCCGACGCCAAGGAAGGCACCCGTGCCTTCGCCGAGAAGCGCCCACCCGTCTACCGGCGGGCCTGA
- a CDS encoding CGNR zinc finger domain-containing protein has product MRDLINSDINSDINRDTRLALDLALTVRHDGDGGIADDLAETAGLTTWVRAHRDTLPDADGFVADEAALNAVRELRAAVRTLFARAVRPGEPSPADAARLLPLAEALRRLNAAAARTPTVPVLDWADDTEPVVRHQGVRGEGEVVAVLAQAAVAFLAGADRERLRACHAPRCVRYFLKEHPRQEWCKPACGNRARVARHHERHKQAS; this is encoded by the coding sequence ATGCGGGACTTGATCAACAGCGACATCAACAGCGACATCAACCGCGATACGCGGCTCGCCCTCGACCTCGCGCTCACCGTCCGGCACGACGGCGACGGCGGCATCGCCGACGACCTCGCCGAGACCGCCGGCCTCACCACCTGGGTGCGCGCCCACCGCGACACCCTGCCCGACGCCGACGGCTTCGTCGCCGACGAGGCAGCGCTGAATGCCGTACGGGAACTGCGTGCCGCCGTGCGGACCCTGTTCGCCCGCGCCGTCCGGCCCGGGGAACCGAGCCCGGCGGACGCGGCCCGACTGCTGCCCCTGGCCGAGGCACTGCGCCGGCTCAACGCGGCAGCCGCCCGTACCCCCACCGTCCCCGTGCTCGACTGGGCCGACGACACCGAACCCGTCGTACGGCATCAGGGCGTACGAGGTGAGGGGGAGGTCGTGGCGGTGCTCGCGCAGGCAGCCGTCGCCTTTCTCGCCGGTGCGGACCGGGAACGGCTGCGGGCCTGCCACGCGCCGCGCTGCGTGCGCTACTTCCTCAAGGAACATCCGCGGCAGGAGTGGTGCAAACCCGCCTGCGGGAACCGGGCCCGCGTCGCCCGCCACCACGAGCGGCACAAGCAGGCGAGCTAG
- a CDS encoding thiolase domain-containing protein, with amino-acid sequence MTREIAVVAFAQTDHRRTSDELSEVEMLMPVLHEVLDRTGLKTSDIGFTCSGSSDYLAGRAFSFTLALDGVGAWPPISESHVEMDGAWALYEAWTKLLTGDADTALVYAYGKSSPGSVRDVLTRQLDPYYVAPLWPDSVALAALQAQALIDAGYTDEPALAAVAARSRADAQANSHAQLRGSVPHGDYVVHPLRTGDCPPIGDGAAAVILAAGERARELCERPAWIRGIDHRIEAHSLGVRELTDSPSTRLAAEKAGVFERPVDTAELHAPFTSQEVVLRNALQLDDDVHVNPSGGALAANPIMAAGLIRIGEAAARIHRGESDRALAHATSGPCLQQNLVAVLEGEPRHVQ; translated from the coding sequence GTGACACGCGAGATCGCCGTCGTGGCCTTCGCACAGACCGATCACCGGCGCACCAGTGACGAGCTCTCCGAAGTCGAGATGCTCATGCCCGTGCTGCATGAGGTGCTCGACCGGACCGGGCTGAAGACCAGCGACATCGGCTTCACCTGCTCCGGCTCCTCCGACTACCTCGCCGGCCGCGCCTTCTCCTTCACCCTGGCGCTCGACGGGGTGGGCGCCTGGCCGCCGATCTCCGAGTCGCATGTGGAGATGGACGGGGCGTGGGCGCTGTACGAGGCGTGGACCAAGCTGCTCACGGGGGACGCCGACACGGCACTCGTCTACGCGTACGGCAAGTCCTCGCCGGGCTCGGTGCGGGACGTCCTGACCCGGCAGCTCGATCCGTACTACGTGGCCCCCCTGTGGCCGGACTCCGTGGCGCTCGCCGCGCTCCAGGCGCAGGCGCTCATCGACGCGGGTTACACCGACGAGCCCGCGCTCGCCGCCGTCGCCGCCCGGAGCCGGGCGGATGCGCAGGCCAACTCCCATGCCCAGCTGCGGGGTTCGGTGCCGCACGGGGACTACGTCGTACATCCGCTGCGTACCGGAGACTGTCCGCCGATCGGCGACGGGGCCGCCGCCGTGATCCTCGCGGCCGGGGAACGCGCCCGGGAACTGTGCGAGCGGCCCGCCTGGATCCGGGGCATCGACCACCGCATCGAGGCACACTCGCTCGGCGTCCGCGAACTGACCGACTCACCGTCGACGAGGCTCGCCGCCGAGAAGGCCGGCGTCTTCGAACGGCCCGTGGACACCGCCGAGTTGCACGCACCGTTCACCTCGCAGGAGGTGGTCCTCAGGAATGCACTCCAGCTGGATGACGACGTCCATGTGAACCCGTCCGGCGGTGCCCTCGCCGCCAACCCGATCATGGCTGCCGGGCTCATCCGCATCGGCGAGGCCGCCGCTCGGATCCACCGGGGCGAGTCCGACCGGGCCCTCGCCCATGCCACCTCCGGGCCCTGCCTCCAACAGAACCTGGTCGCCGTACTCGAAGGGGAGCCCCGTCATGTCCAGTGA